A single window of Tiliqua scincoides isolate rTilSci1 chromosome 10, rTilSci1.hap2, whole genome shotgun sequence DNA harbors:
- the PAK4 gene encoding serine/threonine-protein kinase PAK 4 isoform X1, with protein MCVCLLTNVTMFSKKKKRIEISAPSNFEHRVHTGYDQQEQKFTGLPRQWQGIIEESAKRPKPLVDPVCITAVQPGSQKSIVRGNKASKDGSLAWLLDEFENMSVSRSNSLRRDSPPFPPRHDHLYQENGLSEALARPHHPPHEDSGGSRSKEHKERSRHGPKNELDQGRERNREDRTAGQPPRGQEPTGKPRQHSSHQRGPPPFSDSRHRPREQDRRRDPPAERELPDRVVRRERADGPDKRPKSTYTGETSPQSPREKRPLSGPNIRTPNIPVSEGVMKTAQQTGRPFNTYPRADTDPVRGAQAEHRSGKPQEAASNGPLSGSSGSSRAPQPGPARSRNLEPPHSGLSQHASDPHLIHLPSPASQQPPAPLQLPPPQPPVPPPPAPQQPRSPQREPQRVSHEQFRAALQMVVDPGDPRTYLDNFIKIGEGSTGIVCIATVKSSGKLVAVKKMDLRKQQRRELLFNEVVIMRDYQHENVVEMYNSYLVGDELWVVMEFLEGGALTDIVTHTRMNEEQIAAVCLSVLKALSVLHAQGVIHRDIKSDSILLTHDGRVKLSDFGFCAQVNKEVPRRKSLVGTPYWMAPELISRLPYGPEVDIWSLGVMVIEMVDGEPPYFNEPPLKAMKMIRDNLPPKLKNVHKVSPSLKGFLDRLLVRDPAQRATANELLKHPFLGKAGPPSCIVPLMRQNRMR; from the exons ATGTGTGTTT GTCTGCTAACCAACGTCACCATGTTCAGCAAGAAGAAGAAACGCATTGAAATCTCGGCCCCCTCCAACTTTGAGCACCGGGTCCACACGGGGTACGACCAGCAGGAGCAGAAGTTCACAGGACTGCCGCGGCAATGGCAGGGAATCATCGAGGAGTCGGCCAAGCGGCCCAAGCCGCTAGTGGATCCCGTATGCATCACAGCGGTCCAGCCGGGATCCCAGAAG AGCATCGTGCGGGGGAACAAGGCCTCCAAGGACGGTTCCCTGGCCTGGCTGCTGGATGAGTTTGAGAACATGTCGGTGTCACGTTCCAACTCCCTGCGCAGGGACagccctcccttcccaccccGGCATGACCACCTGTACCAGGAGAACGGCTTGAGCGAGGCCCTGGCCAGGCCTCACCACCCCCCTCATGAGGACAGCGGGGGCAGCAGGAGCAAGGAGCATAAGGAGCGGAGCCGCCACGGACCCAAGAACGAGCTGGACCAGGGCAGGGAACGGAATAGGGAGGACAGGACTGCTGGGCAACCCCCTCGGGGGCAGGAGCCCACCGGCAAACCTCGCCAGCACTCCAGTCACCAGCGGGGACCCCCTCCCTTCTCGGACAGCAGGCATCGTCCACGTGAGCAGGACAGGAGGAGGGACCCTCCAGCCGAGAGGGAGCTCCCAGACCGTGTGGTCAGGAGGGAGCGTGCTGACGGCCCTGACAAAAGGCCAAAATCCACGTACACAGGGGAGACCAGCCCACAGTCCCCCCGGGAAAAGCGGCCTCTCTCGGGGCCAAATATCCGGACCCCCAACATCCCCGTTTCTGAGGGGGTCATGAAAACCGCACAGCAGACTGGCCGGCCTTTTAACACATATCCTCGAGCGGACACGGATCCTGTCAGGGGCGCTCAG GCGGAGCACAGATCTGGGAAACCCCAAGAAGCAGCATCCAACGGCCCCCTCAGTGGAAGCAGTGGCTCTTCCAGGGCCCCCCAGCCAGGCCCAGCAAGATCTCGGAACCTGGAGCCGCCCCATTCAGGACTCTCCCAGCACGCCTCAGACCCCCACTTAATACACCTCCCATCACCAGCCTCTCAGCAGCCACCCGCTCCACTGCAGCTGCCGCCACCAcagcctcctgtcccccctcccccggccccgCAGCAGCCTCGCTCCCCACAGCGCGAGCCCCAGCGGGTCTCCCATGAACAGTTCCGCGCAGCCTTGCAGATGGTGGTAGACCCTGGTGACCCCAGGACATACTTGGACAACTTCATCAAGATCGGGGAGGGCTCCACGGGCATCGTCTGCATCGCCACCGTCAAAAGCTCCGGGAAGCTGGTGGCAGTCAAGAAGATGGACCTGCGCAAGCAGCAGAGGCGGGAGCTGCTCTTCAACGAG GTGGTGATCATGCGGGACTATCAGCATGAGAATGTCGTTGAGATGTACAACAGCTACCTGGTGGGGGATGAGCTCTGGGTCGTCATGGAGTTCCTGGAGGGAGGCGCTTTGACTGACATCGTTACGCACACCAG GATGAACGAAGAGCAGATTGCAGCCGTCTGCCTGTCTGTCCTGAAGGCACTATCCGTCCTGCATGCCCAGGGCGTCATCCACCGGGATATCAAGAGTGACTCCATCCTGCTCACACACGATGGCCGA GTCAAACTCTCTGACTTTGGGTTCTGTGCACAAGTGAACAAAGAGGTGCCACGGCGCAAATCCCTGGTTGGAACTCCGTACTGGATGGCCCCAGAGCTCATTTCTCGGTTACCGTATGGACCAGAG GTGGACATCTGGTCTCTGGGTGTGATGGTGATAGAGATGGTGGACGGGGAGCCCCCTTATTTCAATGAACCCCCTCTCAAGGCGATGAAGATGATTCGGGACAACTTGCCTCCTAAGCTGAAAAATGTGCACAAG GTCTCCCCTTCCCTGAAGGGCTTCCTTGACCGCTTGCTGGTCCGAGACCCTGCTCAGAGAGCCACGGCAAATGAACTCTTGAAGCACCCGTTCCTGGGGAAAGCCGGGCCCCCCTCCTGCATCGTGCCCCTGATGAGACAGAACCGGATGAGATGA
- the PAK4 gene encoding serine/threonine-protein kinase PAK 4 isoform X2, giving the protein MFSKKKKRIEISAPSNFEHRVHTGYDQQEQKFTGLPRQWQGIIEESAKRPKPLVDPVCITAVQPGSQKSIVRGNKASKDGSLAWLLDEFENMSVSRSNSLRRDSPPFPPRHDHLYQENGLSEALARPHHPPHEDSGGSRSKEHKERSRHGPKNELDQGRERNREDRTAGQPPRGQEPTGKPRQHSSHQRGPPPFSDSRHRPREQDRRRDPPAERELPDRVVRRERADGPDKRPKSTYTGETSPQSPREKRPLSGPNIRTPNIPVSEGVMKTAQQTGRPFNTYPRADTDPVRGAQAEHRSGKPQEAASNGPLSGSSGSSRAPQPGPARSRNLEPPHSGLSQHASDPHLIHLPSPASQQPPAPLQLPPPQPPVPPPPAPQQPRSPQREPQRVSHEQFRAALQMVVDPGDPRTYLDNFIKIGEGSTGIVCIATVKSSGKLVAVKKMDLRKQQRRELLFNEVVIMRDYQHENVVEMYNSYLVGDELWVVMEFLEGGALTDIVTHTRMNEEQIAAVCLSVLKALSVLHAQGVIHRDIKSDSILLTHDGRVKLSDFGFCAQVNKEVPRRKSLVGTPYWMAPELISRLPYGPEVDIWSLGVMVIEMVDGEPPYFNEPPLKAMKMIRDNLPPKLKNVHKVSPSLKGFLDRLLVRDPAQRATANELLKHPFLGKAGPPSCIVPLMRQNRMR; this is encoded by the exons ATGTTCAGCAAGAAGAAGAAACGCATTGAAATCTCGGCCCCCTCCAACTTTGAGCACCGGGTCCACACGGGGTACGACCAGCAGGAGCAGAAGTTCACAGGACTGCCGCGGCAATGGCAGGGAATCATCGAGGAGTCGGCCAAGCGGCCCAAGCCGCTAGTGGATCCCGTATGCATCACAGCGGTCCAGCCGGGATCCCAGAAG AGCATCGTGCGGGGGAACAAGGCCTCCAAGGACGGTTCCCTGGCCTGGCTGCTGGATGAGTTTGAGAACATGTCGGTGTCACGTTCCAACTCCCTGCGCAGGGACagccctcccttcccaccccGGCATGACCACCTGTACCAGGAGAACGGCTTGAGCGAGGCCCTGGCCAGGCCTCACCACCCCCCTCATGAGGACAGCGGGGGCAGCAGGAGCAAGGAGCATAAGGAGCGGAGCCGCCACGGACCCAAGAACGAGCTGGACCAGGGCAGGGAACGGAATAGGGAGGACAGGACTGCTGGGCAACCCCCTCGGGGGCAGGAGCCCACCGGCAAACCTCGCCAGCACTCCAGTCACCAGCGGGGACCCCCTCCCTTCTCGGACAGCAGGCATCGTCCACGTGAGCAGGACAGGAGGAGGGACCCTCCAGCCGAGAGGGAGCTCCCAGACCGTGTGGTCAGGAGGGAGCGTGCTGACGGCCCTGACAAAAGGCCAAAATCCACGTACACAGGGGAGACCAGCCCACAGTCCCCCCGGGAAAAGCGGCCTCTCTCGGGGCCAAATATCCGGACCCCCAACATCCCCGTTTCTGAGGGGGTCATGAAAACCGCACAGCAGACTGGCCGGCCTTTTAACACATATCCTCGAGCGGACACGGATCCTGTCAGGGGCGCTCAG GCGGAGCACAGATCTGGGAAACCCCAAGAAGCAGCATCCAACGGCCCCCTCAGTGGAAGCAGTGGCTCTTCCAGGGCCCCCCAGCCAGGCCCAGCAAGATCTCGGAACCTGGAGCCGCCCCATTCAGGACTCTCCCAGCACGCCTCAGACCCCCACTTAATACACCTCCCATCACCAGCCTCTCAGCAGCCACCCGCTCCACTGCAGCTGCCGCCACCAcagcctcctgtcccccctcccccggccccgCAGCAGCCTCGCTCCCCACAGCGCGAGCCCCAGCGGGTCTCCCATGAACAGTTCCGCGCAGCCTTGCAGATGGTGGTAGACCCTGGTGACCCCAGGACATACTTGGACAACTTCATCAAGATCGGGGAGGGCTCCACGGGCATCGTCTGCATCGCCACCGTCAAAAGCTCCGGGAAGCTGGTGGCAGTCAAGAAGATGGACCTGCGCAAGCAGCAGAGGCGGGAGCTGCTCTTCAACGAG GTGGTGATCATGCGGGACTATCAGCATGAGAATGTCGTTGAGATGTACAACAGCTACCTGGTGGGGGATGAGCTCTGGGTCGTCATGGAGTTCCTGGAGGGAGGCGCTTTGACTGACATCGTTACGCACACCAG GATGAACGAAGAGCAGATTGCAGCCGTCTGCCTGTCTGTCCTGAAGGCACTATCCGTCCTGCATGCCCAGGGCGTCATCCACCGGGATATCAAGAGTGACTCCATCCTGCTCACACACGATGGCCGA GTCAAACTCTCTGACTTTGGGTTCTGTGCACAAGTGAACAAAGAGGTGCCACGGCGCAAATCCCTGGTTGGAACTCCGTACTGGATGGCCCCAGAGCTCATTTCTCGGTTACCGTATGGACCAGAG GTGGACATCTGGTCTCTGGGTGTGATGGTGATAGAGATGGTGGACGGGGAGCCCCCTTATTTCAATGAACCCCCTCTCAAGGCGATGAAGATGATTCGGGACAACTTGCCTCCTAAGCTGAAAAATGTGCACAAG GTCTCCCCTTCCCTGAAGGGCTTCCTTGACCGCTTGCTGGTCCGAGACCCTGCTCAGAGAGCCACGGCAAATGAACTCTTGAAGCACCCGTTCCTGGGGAAAGCCGGGCCCCCCTCCTGCATCGTGCCCCTGATGAGACAGAACCGGATGAGATGA
- the PAK4 gene encoding serine/threonine-protein kinase PAK 4 isoform X3, translating to MCVCLLTNVTMFSKKKKRIEISAPSNFEHRVHTGYDQQEQKFTGLPRQWQGIIEESAKRPKPLVDPVCITAVQPGSQKAEHRSGKPQEAASNGPLSGSSGSSRAPQPGPARSRNLEPPHSGLSQHASDPHLIHLPSPASQQPPAPLQLPPPQPPVPPPPAPQQPRSPQREPQRVSHEQFRAALQMVVDPGDPRTYLDNFIKIGEGSTGIVCIATVKSSGKLVAVKKMDLRKQQRRELLFNEVVIMRDYQHENVVEMYNSYLVGDELWVVMEFLEGGALTDIVTHTRMNEEQIAAVCLSVLKALSVLHAQGVIHRDIKSDSILLTHDGRVKLSDFGFCAQVNKEVPRRKSLVGTPYWMAPELISRLPYGPEVDIWSLGVMVIEMVDGEPPYFNEPPLKAMKMIRDNLPPKLKNVHKVSPSLKGFLDRLLVRDPAQRATANELLKHPFLGKAGPPSCIVPLMRQNRMR from the exons ATGTGTGTTT GTCTGCTAACCAACGTCACCATGTTCAGCAAGAAGAAGAAACGCATTGAAATCTCGGCCCCCTCCAACTTTGAGCACCGGGTCCACACGGGGTACGACCAGCAGGAGCAGAAGTTCACAGGACTGCCGCGGCAATGGCAGGGAATCATCGAGGAGTCGGCCAAGCGGCCCAAGCCGCTAGTGGATCCCGTATGCATCACAGCGGTCCAGCCGGGATCCCAGAAG GCGGAGCACAGATCTGGGAAACCCCAAGAAGCAGCATCCAACGGCCCCCTCAGTGGAAGCAGTGGCTCTTCCAGGGCCCCCCAGCCAGGCCCAGCAAGATCTCGGAACCTGGAGCCGCCCCATTCAGGACTCTCCCAGCACGCCTCAGACCCCCACTTAATACACCTCCCATCACCAGCCTCTCAGCAGCCACCCGCTCCACTGCAGCTGCCGCCACCAcagcctcctgtcccccctcccccggccccgCAGCAGCCTCGCTCCCCACAGCGCGAGCCCCAGCGGGTCTCCCATGAACAGTTCCGCGCAGCCTTGCAGATGGTGGTAGACCCTGGTGACCCCAGGACATACTTGGACAACTTCATCAAGATCGGGGAGGGCTCCACGGGCATCGTCTGCATCGCCACCGTCAAAAGCTCCGGGAAGCTGGTGGCAGTCAAGAAGATGGACCTGCGCAAGCAGCAGAGGCGGGAGCTGCTCTTCAACGAG GTGGTGATCATGCGGGACTATCAGCATGAGAATGTCGTTGAGATGTACAACAGCTACCTGGTGGGGGATGAGCTCTGGGTCGTCATGGAGTTCCTGGAGGGAGGCGCTTTGACTGACATCGTTACGCACACCAG GATGAACGAAGAGCAGATTGCAGCCGTCTGCCTGTCTGTCCTGAAGGCACTATCCGTCCTGCATGCCCAGGGCGTCATCCACCGGGATATCAAGAGTGACTCCATCCTGCTCACACACGATGGCCGA GTCAAACTCTCTGACTTTGGGTTCTGTGCACAAGTGAACAAAGAGGTGCCACGGCGCAAATCCCTGGTTGGAACTCCGTACTGGATGGCCCCAGAGCTCATTTCTCGGTTACCGTATGGACCAGAG GTGGACATCTGGTCTCTGGGTGTGATGGTGATAGAGATGGTGGACGGGGAGCCCCCTTATTTCAATGAACCCCCTCTCAAGGCGATGAAGATGATTCGGGACAACTTGCCTCCTAAGCTGAAAAATGTGCACAAG GTCTCCCCTTCCCTGAAGGGCTTCCTTGACCGCTTGCTGGTCCGAGACCCTGCTCAGAGAGCCACGGCAAATGAACTCTTGAAGCACCCGTTCCTGGGGAAAGCCGGGCCCCCCTCCTGCATCGTGCCCCTGATGAGACAGAACCGGATGAGATGA